GGGACAGGAAACACTCCAAAAGCTAGCTAAAGGACATTCCactgttaaatatatatatatatatatatatatatatatataaatatatatatatatataaatatatatatgttgttgtttttttttacccagATACAAAAATTTAAGCAAGGCGATGAAGTCTTGGTTAAAAGTGATGAGAACTTAGTCAAAGAGCTCCAAAAAGAACATGGAGGATGGAACGAGTCCATGATATCAGTAAGTTTaaattttgtctccactacacaacaaataacacagtagtgtacaccaaataagtttatttagggaagcctgcaGAGAACCAACCCAAGGCATATATAGCCCGGggcatgcatacatacatatattcgcaactgatataccatatacaatcctgatatacagtcaattccttacacatttaaaaaaaaaggtatacattactaacatgcaaacttcaccaagtctggattaacagagatgggcaactgcttacaaggacataactacggttatacagaggccagaaaaaacctgccagaaaaatcccctttggggaaaaacatgacaggaaatctgcgtaggaaccatggcccaaactcagagcagttggcagcccatcctacgaggcttcacagctaaagaaaatatgttttcaaagtgaaataaatttgtcatcagccagaggtgaacggttggttctgaggcctagatggacaccacgtgctatactttcccttatataccactgTATCcttacccatgatgctcgggcctaaggcccaggccttgtcgtatctcgtgccgacaaaatatttatttctgccttattcgcagactcattcgtcagaaataccatttttttttaaattttcttttaatgtttatatattttctcattttttactttagttGTTATTTTAGGCTTTCACTTGGACGTAAACGCAAACTCCTGTGGGCATGTGCGGAAGttagaaatgtaaaataaaagaagcTAGAGGGGTAAACGATACACGCCACAACTCTGGAGCCAATTATACGTGTACCTCCACAAACCGTTGAAACAATAAGCAGTTTTAAACAAGATAATATCCTATATTAATCCATTTGTAGATCCTTGGTCGCACTGGAAAGGTATTGGAGGTTGATAGTGATGGTGATGTTTTAGTGTCAGTAGAGGGCACCAGATGGATGTTGAGCCCGGCTGCTGTGACCTCTGTCACTGATCCAGAACCCCAGCAGTTAACAGAGGCTGGTGACGTGGGCAGCGAAGATCCCTCAGGTACAAAGTTATGGCACAAATGTATTGAAAGTTACAGTAAAAATGGCCAATCTAGGTCAGAAGAGAAAAACCTCTAAAGCGCGTGAAAACGTCAGTGACTAGGTCGTCATTAGCTACAACTATGCGTCTGATTAGCTAAAATGATGGCATAATAAGTATACTGCCATAAGTATAATTATCCTCACCAAtccttttgtcatttttttctctaggGCTTTTCAGTCTCTTTAGAGACTTCCTACGTCAAGCTCAGGAACAGGAGGACCCCGGCCTTGTGATTGCTGCACAGAGCAACAACCTCTCAAGACTCAGGGAAATCTTGGACGCCAACCCAGAACGGgtacctttttcctttcatctctTTTACTTTTGCAAAGGGCATTTGCAAGTCTGAatagttttcttaaattaaagcaaaatgaTAAATATGAGCATAAGAAGAGAACTTTGTAACTTAGGTTTTAGTAAACAGTGATATCTAAAAGGATAAGATTTAAGACACATCATTGTAATATCAATTTATGATTTagaatcaaatttgaatttggtgGCGTTTTAGAAAATTTGCCATGATCAAGGGTTTGTGTCTTTTCGTTCTGCACAGATTGACGAGCTGGAGGGTGGTCACACAGCTCTTCATGTTGCATGTCACCAGGGGCATTGTGAAATCATTAGAGAATTGCTTGAAAGAGGAGCTAACATGGATGTACTGGTGAGTGGTCATAATTTTCTTATCATTACCGTTATTTTTTGCCCTGTTAAAATAATTGTAATTGCTAATGCTGCACGAAGaaaaccaaccaaccaaccatTGTCGTGGTTGTCGCATGATCGTCAAGcatatgttattattttgacATGCATTCGTATTCTATTTATCTAAGTGTTTCAGGAGGGAACCTCCTCATTCATACACTTTTATTTACTCAAAATACAGGATAATCAGGGATACACAGCCATGCATCACTCTACCTACCAGTAAGTTGACATATAAAAAAAGTAACTCTAAGTTAGCTGGTCAAACATATAATTCTATTCCCAGATTTCTTTCGTTGTGCTTTCCTACGCCAAGCGATTGCTTCCGAAAAGTTAAGCTATCCTCTcaatagaaaaacaaaggaCGAAAACCGCTGAAAACGAAGTAACTCTTGCTGTGCTTTAATTCGACAGCATGTGATTGTTCTTTGTGTTCATCTATCCGCCAAGACATTATTGTATGCTCTCACTGGCTCTGATTACTTAgcttttggttttacgacacttgCAGGAGCCAACGCAAACCAACTGCTTGTTATTGCTCATACATTTTCCCTTATAACAGTCAAGTGAACATTCTTTAGAAAGCAAAATAAGTAACCCCTAAGTTTAACTAAAATCCAAAAATGCCCGATGTTTTGTTGCACTCCTATCCTTATGATCATTCAGAGACGAAAGCGGTGAAGCATTGAAACTGTTGCTGGAGAGAGGTTTTGACCCAAATGTTCAACATAGAAGTAATAGGAGCACACCATTACATTTGgctgtgaaaaggaaaaacgaaacGGCAGTACAGATCCTGACACAGTGCTCTGAGTGTGACGTCAATCTACAGGTACGTTGGTTCCTTTGATGATATCAGTTCTCCTGGGGATACAAACTCCTGATGCTTTCTCGACTGTCCGACTAATTTAGCAAACATTGCACATATTAGTAAGACGCATTTCGTTGTAAAGTTTAAAACTATGTTGccctttgtttatttaaacgTACATAAAAAGTCTAAGACTTGCCGTTGTAAAGTCCTAAGACTCAACTGTTTTGGCTGCTGCACCGAACTATTTGACGTTTGCACCCATCCTTAATGTTTTCATTCCACCATTTTCGTGCtcaatttgacaattttcaggACGAGGCAGGTGATACCCCTCTCCATGATGCTATCCTTGCAGAACACCACAACATGGTGGATATGCTATTAGACTGTCCAAGAGTTTGTTACACACTTTGTAACAGAAAAGGTTTCAATTATCTTCAACACGctgttttgaaaggaaataaacgGTAAATATGCCAAAAATAATCGCATCACTACTCGGTTTGACAGCTTAATTAAAGTAAAAGTACTATAGCTAACTAATTCAGGTGCTTGGCTTCTGATGGATCATTAGTACCCAGACACAAGAAATATTGTTCAACTGATCGTCGCAGTTTCGAGACGACTGGGCAATACTTGTGATCATAGGGAAGCTAAAAAGCTCATACGCAAACTAAGGTCCAACCTGAAGTTCATGATCTTTCTGATCGTTGGGGTCGTTGGGGTCGTTGGTCATCACTTGGCCTGGTTTTTATATAACTTGGACAACTGGGACAATGAGTGATCAGGAGGAGACCAGACTAGACATTGGTTACAAAATTACTCTTATGCTGTTACCTATATTCGCTTTGACATTCAATACAACATTAATCTATTGCTTCATTTTTTATAGCGCCGTGGAAAGAATTTTTGCCAAAACCGGGAATTCTTTGAATGTTGTCAAAGATGATGGGTTTACGACCCTTCATATTGCAGCAATTAATGATCATCGTGAGATAGCTAAGATCCTTTTAACAAAggtaattttataaaaaaaatttatctattttttccagtttttttttttaaatttataaactTTTTTCTCGCGCGTAAGACTCCTTGTGtggttaaactgaaaaatttgagTGTCGTAAGTGTTCAATCTCGGAACGGAATATGACTTTGCGCATGTGGTTAGCTGGGATATTTAACTTTACTATTACGTCTATTATCCAATTGTAAAAAGTAAGAAAGCAAAAAGCTGTCATTTGCATTTCACTGCAAAATTGATAGCTATAAGGCTTACGTGTAGGTTTTACTCTGCCTAAGTGGTTCATACAACCAAACTGATATCCTTGTTTGCCGCgcattgttaaacaaatctttTCTGTTTGAGATGCTACTTCATCATTGCATATCCCATAAAATTCCGTCCAGATGTCCTCTCCTTGCCAGAGGGAGGCGCTAATGGACGTTTCCTACTTTAGAACACAGTGACCCAGGCAGATCTCAATGCTAAAGAACCCGGGTCTGGGGTCCAGACTGCTAACCGTCAGGCCACTGCGTATTCTTGCTATCGACAACTttaacaaaagtttaaaaaaccattttaatGATCATCTGAATTCTTACTGATAAAGATACTTTGATAATTAGAGTATATGTTTTATCTAACAGCCAGAGTGTGAGGTCGATGCTGTAACCGCTAAAAATCAACCGGCACTTCATTTAGCAGCTAATGAAGGGTATTCAGTCATGGTAGGAATGTTGTTGGACCACGGAGCCAATGTGAACTCGGTGGATGATAACGGAGATACAGCGCTTCATATCACTTTAACGAAGGAACACGCACTACCGAGAAATCTGGGGGTAATGACAAATGAGTACCTTCATAAAATACCGTGCTGTGAGTCTGTTCGTGGCGTTCAGTCTGTAAACAAAGCTCGATACTAAAAAGCGCTGTAGTCGCGGAGGAGTGAAGGGGTCAGGTCACGTACACCTTAGCTTTTTCACTCCTAGGCCGCTAGGACGCCTTTGGTTATTACGCTCTGTTTTACTGACTGAACGCTTGGAACAGGCCAACAAAATGTCGAAGGAGACATCGTATATTTTATCtcactttttcttcctttcagcATGAGAGGATTAGTAATGTAAAATAGTCATAATATGGTTGGTTAGGTATGTGTCGTTACTTTACCAGGACGTTTAAAGGCAACTCCAAAATAAGCTCGTGTCGATCGCATCGGTTTAGACAATAATACTGTTGTGTAGTAAAGTTACTGTTATTTTCTTGCTTCAAGCGATGCTGTTGTCTAACTTCGTAAAACCGACTGAGTAAGGAACGGAGATCGACAGATAATTTCTACCATCTACCACACCTTTGCGAATTATCCGCCCGATTAACTTTGCTATGACGTCACGGTAGTGCTGCGATCTCAAATGGGTTCTCACACTGCTTACAATAAGTACGACTGATATAAAGGGAAAGGTGATCAGTTGGTTCTCTGTTAGAGTCTTTGGCCTTCTACACTGAATAGTGCTGTTTTATTTTAGTCTGGTCTGGAGTTTCTATTTGGAGTACGAAAGAGCAGTGCGTCCTTTGTTGCTGTCTCGCGCTGCTTGTTAAGCCATGGAGCTGACGTGTTGAAAGTCAATGGCTCAGGGAAAACACCGCTGGACATGTGTCAAGGATCAGAAGTTGAGCAACTCATTCGGAAGATTGCAGCCGGTGGAGGGTATTCAaatgcttttgtttatttttttatatctgcAGTACGCCTATCTATGTTATGGTAGAACGGATTCTCGCTTCCAAAACACCTAAATTCGGATGAAATTTTTATCCTGGTAGCAAAATTTCTCCGTATCTCTTGCCTGAATCAAAGGCACATTACTACTAAGGGGACAAATATTCAGTGCGAAGGATGCCACCTGAATGAAAGCCTTTTCAGTGCATGTGGAAATTGCGTTTACATGATATCTAAGTAAAATTCTACTTTGCTTATCAACTGTAGGACCACACACGACAAGAAAGTTCCAAGTTTTGGATCCTTGAGTGGGTCGCAAACCGACCCTGAATTAGGCGATGCATATTCTTCAGCAAATGCAGCGACACAGGTAGGCGAAGCtgaaaaagatgatgatgaaaatcAGACACATAGTACGAGTAGCACAGGTGAGGCAGAAGATACGTTTTTACGGGGCATAATAAAGGACTTGTGTAGAGGAGATCAAGAAGACATTAAGGTAGACGAAACGGCTGAAGGTGTATCACATTATGTCACACAGGAAAACACATTGTGTCGCGCTAAAAGTTCAAAAGGAGTCCTAAAGCACTAAAGAGATACCATTTTGTATCAGTAAGGAAAAAACTACAACGAGGATGATCCTAATACGTTTAGTTGTCTTTCTGCAACAACCACACTATAACAGGTCTAACGCGCTCATTATTTCATTAACAGGCGGACATCGGCCTCGTGAATGCAGTGCAAAGCAACAACCTGTCAAGAGTCAAGGAAATCTTGGATACTAACCCAGAATTGgtaccttttttctttcattccttttaCTTCTACAGATAAGTTTCAACAGTTTTCTTGAATCAAAGCAATACAAGAAATATCAGCATAAGAAGAGTAATGCGTAACTTATGTTTTAGGAAAGAGCGATAGCTAAAAGCATGTATTTTTTAAACTGCTagaatcaaatttgaatttggtgGCGTTTAGGAAAATTTGACATGATCAAAGGTTTGTGTTTTTTCGCTCCGCACAGATTGATAAGCTAGTGGGTGGTCACACAGCTCTCCATACGGCATGTCGCCAGGGGCATTGTGACATCATTAGAGAATTGCTTGAGAGAGGAGCTAACATGAATGTACGGGTGAGTAACGAAAGTTTTTATTCAATCCAATACTTTTAACCATCACTGTAAATTTTGCCCCGTTCAAATTACTGTAATTGTTAGTACTGGTTGAGGAGGATAACAAAGAGATGCATGATCGACAAGATtaggttattatttttacatGGTTATGTTCTACATATCTCAGTGTTTCAGGAGAGGAGCCTTCTTAGTcacattctttaatttttctcaaaatacaGGATAATCAGGGATACACAGCCATGCATCACTCTACTTACCAGTAAGATGACCGAAATATCATAGTAATGTTAAATAAGCTGGAAAACTAAGAAATCTAAGACtgctttagtttttctttccttctcaatGCGATTGCTTTCGAAATCTTCAACCATCCCGTCAACCaatcgataaaaaaaattacccacCGTCATTAACTTTTGCTCGAGCTACTGTCGATAGcatgtgtttgttgttgttattgtttatttatccaTCAAGATATTTATCTTTGTTCTGACTGGCTCTGATTGCTTTCACGTTGGTGTAATGACAACCCAACAAGCACCATTCACAAGCTATGGTTGATATGTTTTTCTGtatgttgttgctgtttttgtcgttgtttttttcTATGACACAGAAAAGCTGAATAAGAAACTCCTTAAATTAATGGAGAATTTCTAAAATGCCTGGTTTTTTTATTGCACATGTATCCTCTCGATCATTTAGAGACGAAAGCGGTGAAGCATTAAAACTGTTACTGGAGAGAGGTTTTGACCCAAATGTTCAACATGGAAGCAATAAGAGCACACCATTACATTCGGCTgtgcaaaagaaaaacgaaacagcAGTACAGATCCTGACACAGTGCCCTGAGTGTGACGTCAATCTACAGGTTCGTGGGTCCTTTGAAGATATCAGTTCTCCTGGGAATACAAATTCCTGATACTTTCTAAGTCGACTGTCCGACTAACTCAGCAAACATGGCACATATTATTAGACGCATGTCGAAGTCAAATTTAAACCTAGTTCGACTGCTcgtgaaaaacatgaaaaatctCTTATCGGTTAGTAAAAGGCACAAGATGTCTATTTGCTTCGACTTTGCTCGAATTCAAATGTCTCTGCACCGGACTGCTAGACGTTTGTTACAATTTTAGATTATTTCATCCCATCATTTTTGTGATAAACTATACTGCTACCCAAACTGCCAGTCAAATTAATGTATAAAAGGCCGAATGGTATCAGGTGGCTCCTTATATCACGCTTCGACTCATTTTCAGGACGAGGCAGGTGATACCCCTCTGTATGATGCCATCCTTGCACAACACCACAGCATGGTGGATATGCTATTAGACTGTCCAAGAATTTGTTACACTCTTTGTAACGGAAAGGTTTCAATTATCTTCAATACGctgttttgaaaggaaataaacgGTAACTATGCCAAAATAACTTTATCGGTCACTACTCAGTTTGACAGCTTAGTCAGAGCTTAATCATAGCCAACTGATTCAGGTGTTAAGCATCAAACACTGAATAATGTACCCACACCTAAGGCCTAGTGTTCAACTGATCGTCGCAATTTTCGAGACGATTGCGGCCGGGACATACTTGCCATCATGAGAAAGCTAAGCTTATGTGACTCTGGCCCATCTGGAAATTCATGGTCTTCCCGATCGTTAGGGTCGTTGGCTTGGTTTTCATGTGATTTGGGCAATTGGGGCAATCTGAGTGATCAGGAGGAAACCAGACCAAATCTCAGTCTCAAAATGCTTGTTATGCTGTTACCTAAGTTAATCGCTTTGACATCCAGAGTATCCTAaatcttttttgtcatttatttgcaGCGCCGTGGAGAGAATTTTTGCCAAAACCGAGAATTCCTTGAATGTTACTAAAGATGGTGGATTTACGACCCTTCATATTGCAGCAATTAATAATCACCTTGAGATAGCTAAGATCTTGTTACAAAAGGTAATAGAATCTAAATTTTATtacgtattttttttatttttcgcgCAAGACTCGTTGTATGGTTTAAAGTGTCTCTGTGAGAATTTAAGAGTGTCGCTTGTGTTCAATCCAATACGGAGTATAACGTTTTGCTTGTGGTTAGTTGGGGTGATAACCACAAAACTAGGGGTTACTATTACACCTATTCTTCCCCTGTAAAAACCAGGAACAAGCCT
The sequence above is a segment of the Pocillopora verrucosa isolate sample1 chromosome 5, ASM3666991v2, whole genome shotgun sequence genome. Coding sequences within it:
- the LOC131790937 gene encoding LOW QUALITY PROTEIN: E3 ubiquitin-protein ligase MIB2 (The sequence of the model RefSeq protein was modified relative to this genomic sequence to represent the inferred CDS: inserted 1 base in 1 codon) translates to MAMNLLGTRVVRGQDWEWGNQDGGEGFVGTVAQVGKDKKSPATAQLVYVQWDCGGKHDYRAGKQGKHDLRVFCLTNGDAKHLFTSCDGCKEDPISGLRWHCLDCPSYDLCSKCYMNDVHDVNHRFERFDKSRARGICVGKRQGATKLEARGMFKGAKVTRGPDWEWKELENQPPMEGEVTEVTSWSDETINDAVRVNWKKGPKGNIYRLGTNGKVDLKCTSPAVGGSYYRDHLPPLTMLIRKSQSGFTTGDKVYLQKLAVEKLQELSAGHGGWNADMERYIAKIGVVQDFTTNGDVVVEYRGTRWPYNPAALTKIQKFKQGDEVLVKSDENLVKELQKEHGGWNESMISILGRTGKVLEVDSDGDVLVSVEGTRWMLSPAAVTSVTDPEPQQLTEAGDVGSEDPSGLFSLFRDFLRQAQEQEDPGLVIAAQSNNLSRLREILDANPERIDELEGGHTALHVACHQGHCEIIRELLERGANMDVLDNQGYTAMHHSTYQDESGEALKLLLERGFDPNVQHRSNRSTPLHLAVKRKNETAVQILTQCSECDVNLQDEAGDTPLHDAILAEHHNMVDMLLDCPRVCYTLCNRKGFNYLQHAVLKGNKRAVERIFAKTGNSLNVVKDDGFTTLHIAAINDHREIAKILLTKPECEVDAVTAKNQPALHLAANEGYSVMVGMLLDHGANVNSVDDNGDTALHITLTKEHALPRNLGSGLEFLFGVRKSSASFVAVSRCLLSHGADVLKVNGSGKTPLDMCQGSEVEQLIRKIAAGGGTTHDKKVPSFGSLSGSQTDPELGDAYSSANAATQADIGLVNAVQSNNLSRVKEILDTNPELIDKLVGGHTALHTACRQGHCDIIRELLERGANMNVRDNQGYTAMHHSTYQDESGEALKLLLERGFDPNVQHGSNKSTPLHSAVQKKNETAVQILTQCPECDVNLQDEAGDTPLYDAILAQHHSMVDMLLDCPRICYTLCNGXGFNYLQYAVLKGNKRAVERIFAKTENSLNVTKDGGFTTLHIAAINNHLEIAKILLQKPGCEVNTPTAENQSALHLAANEGYSVMVELLLDHGANVNAVDNDGDTVLHITLMKEHALQRKMGLMPGLELLLGERKNSASFVAVSRCLLSYGADVLKVNGSGKTPLDVCRGSEVEQLIRKIAAGGGTTHNKKVPSFGSVSGSQTEPELGDASSSASAATLTGETEKDDENQTDSTSSTDEAEDTFLRRLIGDLWSVDQQESVSQETSDEMESEDVQEGERAKSVPQETAMVENTMVEDKLCQENVVLELTNRVEVETWASDISNNSAVQPAETLEKNTDTEMDDS